One part of the Pandoraea faecigallinarum genome encodes these proteins:
- a CDS encoding lytic transglycosylase domain-containing protein, whose product MAADRGLLPHHPRVADAQIAVPVANAFAAASGKPKRVGDVMGDAADPREAARRLVSPFREPEVAPRIPIASARSASAPAPGAEPTNARAAAQAAARVEGPPGYAGGTSTVNPSPVKLPYDALVRRTAHATSLDAALLHAIIDTESGYDPQAVSERGAIGLMQILPRTGQRFGVRRLEDPAENLRAGASYLRWLLSRFDGDVSLALAAYNAGEGAVLRYGRQVPPFPETQNYVRKVMAGYARLRDAGMPGAPDAPDAPDAPDAPGAGDGGIAASPAQAAPSAVGAAAALTGAPAERTKEKGVAGTDEKAARAWRLLQGLGELMTHSPSADAAKRAGRATARDRDRPAVAMPPRIPERTAGTLVRPAGRDG is encoded by the coding sequence ATGGCGGCGGACCGGGGGCTGTTGCCTCATCACCCGCGCGTGGCCGATGCGCAGATTGCCGTACCGGTGGCGAACGCTTTCGCCGCCGCCAGCGGCAAACCGAAGCGCGTGGGCGATGTCATGGGCGACGCCGCCGATCCGCGCGAGGCGGCACGGCGTCTGGTGTCGCCATTTCGCGAGCCGGAGGTGGCGCCGCGCATTCCGATTGCGTCGGCGCGATCGGCGTCCGCCCCGGCACCCGGCGCCGAGCCGACGAACGCACGGGCCGCCGCACAAGCCGCCGCGCGGGTCGAGGGGCCCCCCGGGTACGCAGGGGGTACATCCACGGTAAATCCGAGTCCGGTGAAGCTTCCGTATGACGCACTGGTGCGGCGAACGGCGCATGCCACGTCCCTCGACGCCGCGCTGCTGCATGCGATTATCGACACGGAGTCGGGATACGACCCGCAAGCGGTGTCGGAGCGCGGCGCCATTGGGCTGATGCAGATTCTGCCGCGCACGGGACAGCGCTTCGGCGTGCGGCGTCTGGAGGATCCGGCCGAGAATTTGCGTGCCGGGGCGTCATATCTGCGCTGGCTGCTCTCGCGCTTCGACGGCGACGTCAGTCTGGCGCTTGCTGCCTATAACGCTGGCGAAGGTGCGGTGCTCCGTTACGGGAGGCAGGTGCCACCGTTTCCCGAGACGCAAAATTATGTGCGCAAGGTCATGGCGGGTTACGCGCGCCTGCGTGACGCGGGCATGCCCGGCGCCCCCGATGCACCCGATGCACCCGATGCACCCGATGCACCCGGTGCGGGTGACGGCGGGATCGCAGCCTCACCTGCACAGGCGGCCCCCTCCGCGGTCGGGGCGGCGGCCGCGCTCACCGGTGCGCCGGCCGAACGAACAAAGGAAAAGGGCGTTGCCGGGACCGACGAGAAAGCCGCGCGGGCGTGGCGGCTCTTACAGGGGCTGGGGGAGTTGATGACGCATAGTCCGTCCGCCGACGCGGCGAAGCGCGCCGGACGCGCCACCGCCCGGGACCGCGACCGGCCGGCGGTCGCGATGCCGCCACGGATTCCGGAGCGTACGGCGGGCACGCTCGTGCGTCCCGCAGGGCGGGACGGCTAG
- a CDS encoding glutathione S-transferase family protein, with amino-acid sequence MKLIGALASPYVRKVRIVLAEKKLDYKLELENVWADDTRIQQSNPIGKVPCLVMEDGEAVFDSRVICEYLDTLSPVGKLIPPSGRERAEVRCWEALADGLTDAAVQIRVETMYHDEASRSQKFIDRQLGKIRESLRAMARGLDERQWCASNRLTLADVAVVCSLGYLDFRYPEIDWRDAHPNLARHFERMSARPSVADTVPTDTVSDPAAPAAPAVPAL; translated from the coding sequence ATGAAGTTGATCGGTGCCCTCGCCAGTCCCTACGTTCGTAAAGTCCGCATCGTGCTGGCCGAGAAGAAGCTCGACTACAAGCTCGAACTGGAGAACGTCTGGGCCGACGACACCCGCATCCAGCAGTCGAACCCGATCGGCAAGGTGCCTTGCCTCGTGATGGAGGACGGCGAAGCCGTGTTCGACTCCCGGGTCATCTGCGAATACCTCGACACCCTGTCGCCGGTCGGCAAGCTCATTCCCCCGTCGGGCCGCGAGCGCGCCGAAGTGCGTTGCTGGGAAGCGCTGGCCGACGGGCTGACGGACGCCGCCGTGCAGATCCGTGTCGAAACCATGTACCACGACGAAGCATCGCGCTCGCAGAAGTTCATCGACCGCCAACTGGGCAAGATCCGGGAAAGCCTTCGGGCCATGGCGCGCGGGCTCGACGAGCGCCAGTGGTGCGCAAGCAATCGCCTGACGCTGGCCGACGTCGCCGTGGTGTGTTCGCTCGGCTATCTCGATTTTCGCTATCCGGAGATCGACTGGCGCGACGCGCATCCCAATCTCGCCCGCCATTTCGAACGCATGTCCGCCCGTCCCTCGGTCGCCGACACGGTCCCCACGGATACCGTTTCCGATCCGGCCGCGCCCGCGGCGCCCGCTGTTCCCGCCCTCTGA
- the purB gene encoding adenylosuccinate lyase — protein sequence MSDEFSPLTALSPLDGRYASKTDALRPWLSEAAFMRNRVKVEIHWLIALSKAGFAEIAPFSSAAETFLLNLAANFSNADAQRIKDIEKVTNHDVKAVEYWLKEKVQGQAELEKASEFIHFACTSEDINNTSHGMMLKGARDEVIVPALESLVTKLSELAREHAAQPMLSRTHGQPASPTTLGKEIANVAVRLARALERIRRVELLAKMNGAVGNYNAHLSAYPEYDWETFSKTVIEQRLGLTFNPYTIQIEPHDYMAELFDAVARANTILLDLNRDVWGYISVGYFKQKTKAGEIGSSTMPHKVNPIDFENSEGNLGLANAVLRHLADKLPVSRWQRDLTDSTVLRNIGVAFGYSLLAYDSCLRGLGKLEVNPQRLDEDLDNTWEVLAEPVQTVMRRFGVPNPYEQLKELTRGKGITREALQTFIKQLAIPEDAKARLLEMTPANYVGIAESLARRV from the coding sequence ATGTCCGACGAATTCTCCCCATTGACCGCGCTCTCCCCGCTCGACGGCCGCTACGCCAGCAAGACCGACGCCCTGCGCCCGTGGCTGTCCGAGGCGGCGTTCATGCGCAATCGCGTGAAGGTCGAAATCCATTGGCTGATCGCCCTGTCCAAGGCCGGTTTCGCCGAAATCGCCCCGTTCTCGAGCGCGGCGGAGACGTTCCTCCTGAATCTGGCCGCCAACTTCTCGAATGCCGACGCCCAACGCATCAAGGACATCGAGAAAGTCACGAACCACGACGTGAAGGCCGTGGAGTATTGGCTCAAGGAGAAGGTGCAGGGGCAGGCGGAACTCGAAAAGGCGAGCGAATTCATCCACTTCGCCTGCACCTCGGAGGACATCAACAATACGTCGCACGGCATGATGCTCAAGGGCGCGCGCGACGAAGTGATTGTGCCGGCGCTCGAATCGCTGGTCACCAAGCTGAGCGAACTGGCGCGTGAACACGCTGCCCAGCCGATGCTCTCGCGCACGCACGGTCAGCCGGCCTCGCCGACCACGCTCGGCAAGGAAATCGCCAATGTGGCGGTGCGTCTGGCCCGCGCGCTCGAACGCATTCGCCGCGTGGAACTGCTCGCCAAGATGAACGGCGCCGTCGGCAACTACAACGCGCACCTCTCAGCCTATCCGGAATACGACTGGGAGACGTTCTCGAAGACCGTCATCGAACAGCGTCTGGGCCTGACGTTCAACCCGTACACGATCCAGATCGAGCCGCACGATTACATGGCCGAACTGTTCGACGCGGTGGCCCGTGCCAACACGATCCTGCTCGACCTGAACCGCGACGTGTGGGGTTACATCTCCGTCGGCTACTTCAAGCAAAAGACGAAGGCCGGCGAAATCGGTTCGTCGACCATGCCGCACAAGGTCAACCCGATCGACTTCGAGAACTCGGAAGGCAACCTCGGTCTGGCCAACGCCGTGCTGCGCCATCTGGCCGACAAGCTGCCGGTCTCGCGCTGGCAGCGTGATCTGACGGACTCGACCGTGCTGCGCAATATCGGCGTGGCATTCGGCTACAGCCTCCTCGCGTACGATTCGTGCCTGCGTGGTCTGGGCAAGCTCGAAGTCAATCCGCAACGTCTGGACGAAGATCTCGACAATACGTGGGAAGTGCTGGCCGAGCCGGTGCAGACCGTAATGCGCCGCTTCGGTGTGCCGAACCCGTACGAACAGTTGAAGGAACTCACGCGCGGCAAGGGCATCACCCGCGAAGCGCTGCAAACGTTCATCAAGCAACTGGCGATTCCCGAAGACGCCAAGGCGCGTCTGCTCGAAATGACCCCGGCGAACTACGTCGGCATCGCCGAATCGCTTGCCAGGCGCGTTTGA
- a CDS encoding c-type cytochrome produces MKFTLAVAALAAAVVPALAHAQFAKADDAVEYRQSALFLLGNHFGRIGAVVKGDAPFNKDDVAKNAELVATLSKLPWPAFEGGQTNGKSKAKPEVFSDKAKFKDAAEKMETAVAKLNTVAKGGDLASINTAFGEAAQTCKSCHDNFRAK; encoded by the coding sequence ATGAAGTTCACTCTCGCAGTTGCCGCGCTTGCCGCAGCCGTCGTTCCGGCCCTTGCTCACGCGCAGTTCGCCAAGGCCGATGACGCCGTGGAATACCGTCAGTCGGCCCTCTTCCTGCTGGGCAATCACTTCGGCCGGATCGGGGCGGTCGTGAAGGGCGACGCACCGTTCAACAAGGATGACGTTGCGAAGAACGCCGAACTCGTCGCCACGCTCTCGAAGCTGCCGTGGCCTGCCTTCGAAGGCGGTCAGACGAACGGCAAGAGCAAGGCCAAGCCGGAAGTCTTCTCTGACAAGGCGAAGTTCAAGGACGCCGCGGAGAAGATGGAAACGGCCGTCGCCAAGCTCAACACCGTGGCCAAGGGCGGCGACCTCGCGTCGATCAATACCGCTTTCGGCGAAGCTGCGCAGACCTGCAAGAGCTGCCACGATAACTTCCGCGCCAAGTAA
- a CDS encoding cytochrome b/b6 domain-containing protein, giving the protein MKPIRIWDLPTRLFHWSFVVLAVAAYVTAKTGGNAMIYHFWCGYAVLALLIFRVVWGITGPRYARFSAFVTGPRTVWRSLRGAGDAGTGHEGRTSHDSASAAEPAVRFAGHTPLGGLSVIAMLVFFGIQVGLGLFSNDDIFNDGPLVKFIDKDTSDMLTGWHLRNQWVLVALVALHVLAIVYYRVVRKTDLIKPMILGDKHLSVPARPARDDWRVRIGALVLIVLASALVYRLVNLAPAVAALPAY; this is encoded by the coding sequence ATGAAGCCGATCCGCATCTGGGACTTGCCCACTCGTTTGTTCCACTGGTCGTTTGTCGTGCTCGCCGTCGCGGCGTATGTGACGGCCAAGACCGGCGGCAACGCGATGATCTACCACTTCTGGTGCGGCTACGCCGTACTCGCATTGCTGATCTTTCGTGTGGTCTGGGGCATTACCGGTCCGCGCTATGCGCGTTTCTCGGCATTCGTTACAGGTCCGCGCACCGTCTGGCGCTCACTGCGCGGTGCCGGTGATGCCGGCACGGGGCATGAGGGGCGCACCAGCCACGACAGCGCCAGCGCCGCCGAGCCCGCGGTCCGCTTTGCCGGGCACACCCCGCTGGGCGGCCTATCGGTCATCGCCATGCTGGTCTTCTTTGGCATTCAGGTCGGACTGGGCCTGTTCTCGAACGACGACATCTTCAACGACGGGCCGCTCGTGAAGTTCATCGACAAGGATACGAGCGACATGCTTACCGGCTGGCATCTGCGCAATCAGTGGGTGCTCGTCGCGCTCGTCGCGTTACACGTGCTCGCCATCGTGTATTACCGGGTCGTGCGCAAGACCGATCTCATCAAACCGATGATCCTGGGCGACAAGCACTTGTCCGTGCCGGCGCGTCCGGCACGTGACGACTGGCGCGTGCGCATCGGTGCCCTGGTGCTGATCGTACTGGCCTCGGCGCTGGTGTACCGGTTGGTGAATCTGGCGCCCGCGGTCGCGGCACTGCCCGCGTATTGA
- a CDS encoding LTA synthase family protein, producing the protein MNPLPADRPIPVHALKTSYRLPCLLRLSAIVMLATWAGNLLIRLLGVATLAPAAWTHTNAHEWLSWLWYGLRYDALLVSWGMLAWLLPLAIWRARGAAKPMAHTAFAAGVIAWFIVANGLALAEHCHLRDFGAPFGPSLFGALDGFGARSEDAAFAMHGATHLPCAGLAAVCAVCLGAAQAWCTLRFALVSAREATWQDAVVQGLVISTLLVVGWGRPAARLMEEEGISVAREATLDDLLVNTPVRLILALKAYRATRVDGDGDSPEQAAADALRSRGFADAAALVKALKNDGELASDQGEPPGDDATAVLLRAPWHRTPVNDLLAAHPPHVVFGLMQGWGGYGLSLDADAFPIAGAMRRHLDAGWWYRHAVASRPDTFSTLEHLLLNSGNPGSLRPDIAASTTFIGAAARPFRRRGYRTVFVYGGARTWRDVGRIARRQGFDGVVTQAEIVARYAQADARGYGVYDGYLWRYVHDMLEDADAKGQPLFVFVLTAGNRWPYNVPDDAATGPFDLTKGWRASPVDDAERETRQRGVRAYRYAMDALGDFIDRLKYSPMSSRTILAATGDHRAPQWRDGENASLSPFEQYHVPIYLRVPAAYVPAGRPRLDDFVGHRDIFPTLYHLALSDTPYVGFGEPLFGEVPSGRRYAVAQQRYLFSTAGAQDLRSGVTYAHAGAGDAERLAQQVADANASLALTNWFGEMQRRVRQTPNPAPASTPAQTPGVAQDVTPDVTRAAAPVQ; encoded by the coding sequence ATGAATCCTCTGCCCGCCGACCGCCCGATCCCGGTACACGCGCTCAAGACATCGTACCGGCTTCCTTGCCTGCTGCGTCTGAGCGCCATCGTCATGCTCGCGACATGGGCCGGCAATCTGCTGATTCGTCTGCTGGGCGTGGCGACACTCGCGCCCGCAGCATGGACGCACACCAATGCGCATGAATGGCTGTCCTGGCTCTGGTACGGCCTGCGTTACGACGCGTTGCTCGTCAGTTGGGGGATGCTCGCGTGGCTGCTGCCGCTTGCGATATGGCGTGCGCGGGGCGCGGCCAAACCAATGGCACATACCGCCTTCGCGGCTGGCGTGATCGCGTGGTTCATCGTGGCGAACGGGCTGGCCTTGGCGGAGCATTGCCATCTGCGCGACTTCGGTGCGCCGTTCGGCCCGAGCCTCTTCGGGGCGCTCGACGGATTCGGCGCACGCAGTGAAGATGCCGCGTTCGCGATGCACGGGGCGACGCATCTGCCGTGCGCCGGTCTGGCCGCGGTATGTGCCGTCTGTCTGGGCGCGGCGCAGGCGTGGTGCACACTCCGCTTCGCGCTGGTATCCGCGCGCGAGGCGACCTGGCAGGACGCGGTCGTACAGGGGTTGGTGATCTCGACACTGCTGGTCGTCGGGTGGGGACGGCCAGCCGCCCGTCTCATGGAGGAGGAGGGAATCAGCGTGGCGCGCGAGGCAACGCTGGACGACCTGCTCGTCAACACGCCCGTGCGGCTGATCCTCGCGCTCAAGGCGTACCGGGCAACCCGCGTCGACGGGGACGGGGACTCGCCCGAACAGGCCGCTGCCGATGCATTGCGATCCCGGGGTTTTGCCGATGCCGCTGCACTCGTCAAGGCGCTGAAGAACGACGGTGAGCTGGCGTCCGACCAAGGCGAGCCGCCGGGCGACGATGCCACGGCCGTCCTGCTGCGCGCGCCATGGCATCGCACGCCCGTCAACGATTTGCTCGCCGCGCATCCGCCACACGTCGTATTCGGCCTGATGCAGGGATGGGGCGGTTATGGCCTGTCGCTCGACGCCGACGCTTTTCCCATAGCGGGTGCCATGCGCAGGCATCTCGACGCGGGATGGTGGTATCGGCACGCTGTCGCGTCGCGCCCGGATACATTCTCCACCCTCGAACATTTGCTGCTCAACAGCGGCAATCCCGGCTCGCTGCGGCCGGACATTGCCGCGAGCACAACGTTCATCGGCGCTGCCGCACGGCCGTTTCGGCGACGTGGCTATCGAACCGTGTTCGTGTACGGCGGTGCGCGCACATGGCGCGACGTCGGCCGCATCGCGCGTCGACAGGGATTTGACGGCGTCGTGACGCAAGCGGAGATCGTCGCACGCTATGCGCAGGCCGACGCGCGCGGCTACGGCGTCTACGACGGCTATCTTTGGCGCTACGTGCACGACATGCTCGAAGACGCCGACGCGAAAGGGCAGCCGCTGTTCGTTTTCGTGCTGACGGCGGGCAATCGTTGGCCCTACAACGTCCCCGACGACGCCGCCACCGGCCCGTTCGATCTCACGAAGGGATGGCGTGCATCGCCCGTGGACGATGCCGAGCGCGAAACGCGCCAGCGTGGTGTGCGGGCGTATCGCTATGCGATGGACGCGCTGGGCGACTTCATCGACCGTCTCAAATATTCGCCGATGAGTTCGCGCACGATTCTGGCGGCGACCGGCGATCATCGCGCGCCGCAGTGGCGCGACGGGGAGAACGCGTCCTTGTCGCCTTTCGAGCAGTATCACGTGCCGATCTATCTGCGGGTGCCGGCTGCCTATGTGCCCGCAGGTCGGCCGCGACTCGACGACTTCGTCGGTCATCGCGACATATTTCCGACGCTGTACCACCTCGCGCTATCGGATACGCCCTACGTCGGATTCGGCGAGCCGTTGTTCGGCGAAGTCCCGTCCGGGCGGCGCTACGCCGTGGCGCAGCAGCGCTACCTCTTTTCGACGGCGGGCGCGCAGGATCTGCGCAGCGGTGTGACTTATGCGCACGCCGGGGCGGGCGATGCCGAACGGCTGGCGCAGCAGGTCGCCGATGCGAATGCATCGCTCGCGCTGACGAACTGGTTTGGCGAAATGCAGCGGCGCGTGAGACAGACGCCGAACCCGGCGCCGGCATCGACACCGGCCCAGACGCCCGGCGTCGCTCAGGACGTGACACCGGACGTGACACGGGCCGCGGCACCGGTTCAATAA
- the secF gene encoding protein translocase subunit SecF, with the protein MEFFRIKKDVPFMRHALIFNVISALTFVAAVFFLLTRGLHLSIEFTGGTVMEVAYTQAADLEKIRGEVGKLGYRDVQVQSFGTSRDVMIRLPIQNGPDGKQVTSAQQSDAVMTALKADTPDVSLRRVEFVGPQIGHELFTDGLLALTFVVVGIIIYLSFRFEWKFAVAGVIANLHDVVIILGFFAYFQWEFSLAVLAGVLAVLGYSVNESVVIFDRIRETFRKMRKATVQEVIDHAITTTMSRTIITHASTEMMVLSMFFFGGQTLHYFALALTVGILFGIYSSVFVAAALAMWLGVKREDLIKHSNKDGEEGVDRNDPNFGARV; encoded by the coding sequence ATGGAATTTTTCCGCATCAAGAAAGACGTGCCGTTCATGCGGCACGCCCTGATCTTCAACGTTATCTCGGCGCTGACCTTCGTGGCGGCGGTCTTCTTCCTGCTCACGCGGGGGCTGCACCTGTCGATCGAGTTCACCGGCGGTACGGTCATGGAAGTGGCCTACACGCAGGCAGCCGATCTCGAGAAGATCCGTGGTGAAGTCGGCAAGCTGGGCTATCGCGACGTGCAGGTGCAAAGCTTCGGCACCTCGCGCGACGTGATGATCCGGCTGCCGATCCAGAACGGTCCGGACGGCAAGCAGGTCACCAGCGCGCAGCAAAGCGACGCCGTGATGACCGCGCTCAAGGCCGACACGCCCGACGTATCCCTGCGTCGCGTGGAATTCGTTGGTCCGCAGATCGGCCACGAACTGTTCACCGACGGTCTGCTGGCGCTGACCTTCGTGGTCGTGGGCATCATCATCTATCTGTCGTTCCGCTTCGAATGGAAATTCGCGGTGGCCGGCGTAATCGCCAACCTGCACGACGTGGTGATCATTCTGGGCTTTTTCGCCTACTTCCAGTGGGAGTTCTCGCTGGCGGTGCTCGCGGGGGTGCTTGCGGTGCTGGGCTACTCGGTGAACGAATCGGTCGTTATCTTCGACCGGATTCGTGAGACGTTCCGCAAAATGCGCAAGGCGACGGTGCAGGAAGTCATCGATCACGCGATTACGACGACCATGTCGCGTACCATCATCACCCACGCCAGTACGGAAATGATGGTGCTGTCGATGTTCTTCTTCGGCGGCCAGACGCTGCACTACTTCGCACTCGCACTGACTGTGGGGATTCTGTTCGGCATCTACTCGTCGGTGTTCGTGGCCGCAGCACTCGCCATGTGGCTCGGCGTGAAGCGCGAGGACCTCATCAAGCACAGCAACAAGGATGGCGAGGAAGGTGTCGATCGCAACGACCCCAACTTCGGCGCGCGCGTCTGA
- the secD gene encoding protein translocase subunit SecD yields the protein MNRYPLWKYIVILVALAIGVLYTLPNLFGETPAVQISSVKATVKVDPSTLSRAEDALKAQNIAYNGAVFDGTGNNPSVRIRFADTDTQLRAKDLLQSSLNTDATDPTYVVALNLLSASPGWLTSIHALPMYLGLDLRGGVHFLLQVDMAGAITKRLDAAAADARTLLRDKNIRHNGVTRTDNGIEAAFGSQEDAERARGALTDGLPDLAYTTQAAANGTFKVVGAFTEAARRAVQDNAVKQNIVTLHNRVNELGVAEPVIQQEGPDRIVVQLPGVQDTAKAKDIIGRTATLEARLADPDAPRIVSADTPVPPQDELFLHGNGAPVLLKRQVIFSGDRITSASAGFDDHQQPSVNIKLDAAGGRVLRDVSRDNIGKPMAIVLFEKGKGEVLTVANIRSELGQSFQITGMGSAQNANDLALLLRAGSLAAPMEIIEERTIGPSLGADNVQKGVDSVLYGLIAIAVFMMMYYMLFGVFSVIALLFNLLLLVAVLSMMQATLTLPGIAAIALTLGMAIDANVLINERIREELRAGASAQKAISLGFEHAWATILDSNVTTLIAGLALLAFGSGPVRAFAVVHCLGILTSMFSAVFFSRGLVNLWYGGRRKLKSLAIGQVWRPDGATGAPDAGEQ from the coding sequence ATGAATCGCTATCCTCTCTGGAAATACATCGTCATTCTGGTGGCTCTCGCCATCGGGGTGCTCTACACGCTGCCGAACCTGTTCGGTGAAACGCCGGCGGTACAGATTTCCAGCGTCAAGGCGACCGTCAAGGTCGATCCCTCGACGCTTTCGCGCGCAGAAGACGCGCTCAAGGCACAGAACATCGCCTACAACGGCGCCGTGTTCGACGGCACGGGCAACAACCCGAGCGTGCGTATTCGCTTTGCCGATACCGACACACAACTGCGCGCCAAGGACCTTCTCCAGTCGTCGCTCAATACCGACGCGACCGACCCGACCTATGTCGTGGCACTCAACCTGCTGTCCGCCTCGCCGGGCTGGCTCACCTCGATCCACGCGCTGCCGATGTACCTCGGTCTCGACCTGCGTGGCGGTGTGCACTTCCTGCTGCAAGTCGACATGGCCGGCGCGATCACGAAGCGTCTGGATGCGGCCGCCGCCGATGCCCGCACGTTGCTGCGGGACAAGAACATCCGCCACAACGGCGTGACGCGCACGGACAACGGCATCGAAGCGGCGTTCGGCTCGCAGGAAGACGCCGAGCGCGCTCGCGGTGCGCTGACCGACGGCCTGCCCGACCTCGCCTACACCACGCAAGCCGCTGCGAACGGCACGTTCAAGGTCGTGGGCGCGTTCACGGAAGCGGCTCGCCGCGCAGTGCAGGACAACGCCGTCAAGCAAAACATCGTCACGCTGCATAACCGGGTGAACGAACTCGGCGTGGCCGAACCGGTGATCCAGCAGGAAGGGCCGGACCGTATCGTGGTGCAACTGCCCGGCGTGCAGGACACGGCCAAGGCCAAGGACATCATCGGTCGTACGGCAACGCTCGAAGCGCGTCTGGCCGACCCGGACGCCCCGCGCATCGTCTCGGCCGACACGCCGGTGCCGCCGCAGGACGAACTGTTCCTGCACGGCAACGGTGCGCCGGTACTGCTCAAGCGTCAGGTGATCTTCAGCGGCGATCGCATCACCAGCGCTTCCGCGGGCTTCGACGATCACCAGCAACCGTCGGTCAACATCAAGCTCGACGCTGCGGGCGGCCGTGTGCTGCGCGACGTCTCGCGAGACAACATCGGCAAGCCGATGGCCATCGTGCTGTTCGAAAAGGGCAAGGGCGAAGTGCTGACGGTGGCGAATATCCGCAGCGAACTGGGCCAGAGTTTCCAGATCACCGGCATGGGCTCGGCGCAGAACGCCAACGATCTCGCGCTGCTGCTGCGCGCCGGTTCGCTCGCCGCGCCGATGGAAATCATCGAAGAACGCACGATCGGCCCGAGCCTTGGCGCCGACAACGTGCAAAAGGGGGTGGATTCGGTGCTGTACGGCCTGATCGCCATCGCCGTGTTCATGATGATGTACTACATGCTGTTCGGCGTGTTCTCGGTCATCGCCCTGCTGTTCAACCTGCTGCTGCTCGTGGCCGTGCTCTCGATGATGCAGGCCACGCTGACGTTGCCGGGTATCGCCGCTATCGCGCTCACGCTCGGTATGGCCATCGACGCGAACGTGCTGATCAACGAACGTATCCGTGAAGAATTGCGCGCCGGCGCATCGGCCCAGAAAGCGATTTCGCTGGGCTTCGAACATGCATGGGCGACGATTCTGGACTCGAACGTGACCACGCTCATCGCCGGTCTGGCGCTGCTGGCGTTCGGCTCGGGTCCGGTGCGGGCGTTCGCCGTGGTTCACTGCCTGGGTATCCTGACCTCGATGTTCTCCGCCGTGTTCTTCTCGCGCGGTCTGGTCAACCTGTGGTACGGCGGCCGTCGCAAGCTCAAGTCGCTGGCGATCGGTCAGGTCTGGCGCCCCGACGGTGCGACGGGCGCACCCGACGCGGGCGAGCAATAA
- the yajC gene encoding preprotein translocase subunit YajC: MSFLPLVLMFVVLYFIMIRPQMKRQKETRNMLAALTKGDEVVTSGGLAGRISKVGETFVTIEIAENVEINVQKGAITTLLPKGTIKAL; the protein is encoded by the coding sequence ATGAGCTTCCTGCCGCTCGTGCTGATGTTCGTGGTGCTGTACTTCATCATGATCCGTCCGCAAATGAAGCGTCAGAAAGAGACGCGCAATATGCTGGCCGCACTGACCAAGGGCGACGAGGTCGTGACCTCGGGCGGTCTGGCCGGTCGTATTTCGAAGGTCGGCGAGACTTTCGTGACCATTGAGATCGCCGAGAACGTCGAAATCAACGTGCAGAAGGGCGCAATCACCACGCTGCTGCCGAAGGGCACCATCAAGGCGCTCTGA